GTGGTGCACCAGCTCCTCGCGGGCCAGGCGCGACATGAAGTTGATCAGGTCCAGTTGCTGGTTGTACTTGGCGATCAGCGCCATGGCGGTGGAGGCCGCCTTGAACTCGTTGTTCTTGTGGTCGATCAGCAGGGTTTCCTGGTCGGCCAGGGCCGCCTCGACCCAGGCGCCAGGCGTGGAACAGGCGAGAAATTGCGGAATATCGGGCAGAGTCACGGGGAACTATCCACTGCAGAGGATGCTGGCAGGCTGGGCCGGGGCGGGCCATTATACGGGGGAAGGCGCGCGGGGCCAGCGATGCCGTGATGCAGGTCAAGACCGCCGCCAGCGGCCGCCTCTATAGTGGGCTGCATTCAAGCACCTCAAGCACAGGGAGACGCTCATGCAAGCCATACGCAGCATTCTGGTGGTGATGGACCCGCAACATCCCGAAGTCCTGGCGATGAAACGCGCCAAGCTGATCGCCAGCGTGACCCAGTCGCACCTGCACCTGCTGGTCTGCGACAAGAAGGGCGACCACAGCGCCTTCCTCACCGAACACCAGGCGGCCCTGCAGCAGGAAGGCTTCGACGTGAGCATCCAGCAGGCCTGGCACGAGAGCCTGTACCAGACCATCATCGTGGTGCAGCAGGCCGAGGGCTGTGGCCTGGTGGTCAAGCAGCACGTGCCGGACAACCCGCTGAAGAAGGCCATCCTCACCCCCGAGGACTGGAAGCTGCTGCGCTACTGCCCGGGCCCGGTGCTGATGGTCAAGACCGACACGCCCTGGACCGGTGGCGTGATCCTGGCCGCAGTGGATGTCGGCAACAGCGACGCCGAGCACCGTACCCTGCACTCCGGCATCGTCAGCCATGGCTACGACATCGCCAACCTGGCCAAGGGCACCCTGCACGTGATCAGCGCACACCCCTCGCCCATGCTGTCGGCGGCCGACCCGACCTTCCAGCTCAAGGAGACCATCGAGGCGCGCTACCGCGAGCAGTGCAAGGCCTTCCAGGCCGAGTACGACGTCAGCGACGAGCGCCTGCACGTCGAGGAAGGCCCGGCCGATGTGCTGATCCCCTTCACCGCCAACAAGCTCAGCGCGGTGGTCACGGTGATCGGCACCGTGGCGCGCACCGGCCTGTCCGGGGCACTGATCGGCAACACCGCCGAGGTGGTGCTGGATGCCCTGGAAAGCGATGTGCTGGTGCTCAAGCCGGACGAGATCATCGCCCACCTGGAAGAGCTGGTCGCCCAGCGCTGAGCCGCGCCCCCATGAAAAAAGCCGCCCGCGGGCGGCTTTTTTCATGGCCTCGTCTCAGACCCGGACTTCCACGCCCTCGCGCAGGAAGCGCGGCGCTATGTAGCGCTCGTAGTGCGCCTCGGAGAGCAGGAAGAACTCGCGATCGATGGCCTCGCGCAGCGCCGGCAGCTCCCAGTCGCGAAACTCCGGCAGCAGGACCAGGCCATAGGCATCCAGGCGGCTGATCAGGCGCGAGGCGCGGGCAATCAGCTGGTAGGCCCAGCAATACTCGGACTGCTCGGGCACGAAACGCACCTGATGCTGCTCCAGCTGGGCACGCAGGCGTTGCGGATCGAATACCTCGACCTTGCCCTGCATCACCTGCACCAGCAGCACTTCCAGGCGCCGCCAGACCGCGCGCTTCTCGTCCTCGCCATAGGCGTTCCAGTTCACCACCTCATGATGGAAACGCTTGCAGCCGCGGCACACCTGGTCGCCGTAGACGGTGGAACAGAGGCCGACGCAGGGCGTCTTGATGCGCTGATTGGACATGGGCGAGGAGAAACGGGTGCTGTGAAACGGCGGTCCATGATAGCGGCTCCCCCGGGCAGGGTCACCATGACCCACCAGACCTTTGTCGACTTGCCAGACAAGCGACAAGCAGTAGCCTGGGAACCCGATTGGATCGGGGTTCGCGCTTAACTTTGGCGTCCCGTTCCAGTAGAATCGGGCCGCCTTTCTAGGCGTCGATGTCCGTCAGAAGCTGTTTTCAAAGCGTCACGAGCACAGTTATCCGCCAGGAACGATGTTGGCGCCGGGTTCAGCGGAACCCGCGCCAGCCCTCATCTCTCTCGCTTCCTGCGGCGTAAAACTTTGAAAGCAGCTTCTAGTATGAGGCTGTCGACCCGCCGGCCAGTGCGCTCACAAAGCGCAGCGGCGCGACGGGCGACGGTTTTATGGATGAGCGTTGCGGGCCACCGCGACCACTGATGAGGGTAATAACTGTGCTTGAAGCCTATCGCAAACACGTAGAAGAGCGCGCCGCACTGGGCATCGTGCCCCAGCCGCTGAACGCCGAGCAAACCGCAGGCCTGGTCGAGCTGCTGAAGAACCCGCCGGCAGGCGAAGAAGCCTTCCTCGTTGACCTGATCACCAATCGCGTTCCCGCTGGCGTGGACGAAGCCGCCTACGTCAAGGCCGGCTTCCTGTCCGCCCTGGCCAAGGGCGAAGTCAGCTCCCCGCTGCTCTCCAAGACCCGCGCCGTCGAGCTGCTGGGCACCATGCAGGGTGGCTACAACATCACCACCCTGGTCGAGCTGCTGGACAATGCCGAGCTGGCCACCGTTGCCGCCGAGCAACTCAAGCACACCCTGCTAATGTTCGACGCCTTCCACGACGTCGCCGAGCGCGCCAAGAAGGGCAACGCCGCCGCCAAGGCCGTGATGCAGTCCTGGGCCGAGGGCGAGTGGTTCCAAAACCGCCCGGCCGTACCGGAAAAAGTCACCCTGACCGTATTCAAGGTCACCGGCGAAACCAACACCGACGACCTGTCGCCGGCCCCGGATGCCTGGTCGCGCCCGGACATCCCGCTGCACGCCCTGGCCATGCTGAAGATGGCCCGCGACGGCATCAACCCGGACCAGCCGGGCTCCGTCGGCCCCATCAAGCAGATGGAAGCGCTGAAGGCCAAGGGCTACCCGGTGGCCTACGTCGGTGATGTGGTCGGTACCGGTTCCTCGCGCAAGTCCGCCACCAACTCGGTGCTGTGGTTCTTCGGCGACGACATCCCCTTCGTGCCGAACAAGCGCGCCGGTGGTTTCTGCTTCGGCACCAAGATCGCCCCGATCTTCTACAACACCATGGAAGACGCCGGCGCCCTGCCGATCGAATTCGACTGCACCAACCTGGCCATGGGCGACGTCATCGACGTGTACCCGTACAAGGGTGAAGTGCGCCGCAACGGCAGCGACGAGCTGGTCACCACCTTCCAGCTGAAGACCGACGTGCTGCTCGACGAAGTCCGCGCCGGCGGCCGTATCCCGCTGATCATCGGCCGCGGCCTGACCGAGAAGGCCCGCGCCGAGCTGGGCCTGGCCCCGTCCACCCTGTTCAAGAAGCCGGAATCCCCGGTCGACAGCGGCAAGGGCTTCACCCTGGCGCAGAAGATGGTCGGTCGCGCCTGCGGCCTGCCGGAAGGCAAGGGCGTGCGCCCGGGCACCTACTGCGAGCCGAAGATGACCACCGTCGGCTCCCAGGACACCACCGGCCCGATGACCCGCGACGAGCTGAAGGACCTGGCCTGCCTGGGCTTCTCCGCCGACCTGGTGATGCAGTCCTTCTGCCACACCGCCGCCTATCCGAAGCCGATCGACGTCACCACCCACCACACCCTGCCGGACTTCATCATGACCCGCGGCGGCGTGTCCCTGCGTCCGGGCGACGGCATCATCCATAGCTGGCTGAACCGCATGCTGCTGCCGGACACCGTCGGTACCGGTGGCGACTCGCACACCCGCTTCCCGCTGGGCATCTCCTTCCCGGCCGGTTCCGGCCTGGTGGCCTTTGCCGCCGCCACCGGCGTGATGCCGCTGGACATGCCGGAATCCGTACTGGTGCGTTTCAAGGGCAAGCTGCAACCGGGCATCACCCTGCGTGACCTGGTCCATGCCATCCCCTACTACGCCATCCAGCAGGGCCTGCTGACCGTCGAGAAGAAGGGCAAGAAGAACATCTTCTCCGGCCGCATCCTCGAGATCGAAGGTCTCAACGAGCTGACCGTCGAGCAGGCTTTCGAGCTGTCCGACGCCTCCGCCGAGCGTTCCGCTGCCGGTTGCACCATCAAGCTGCCGGAAAGCGCCATCGCCGAGTACCTGAAGTCCAACATCACCATGCTGCGCTGGATGATCGGTGAAGGCTACGGCGATGCCCGTACCCTGGAGCGTCGCGCCCAGGCCATGGAAGCCTGGCTGGCCAAGCCGCAACTGCTGGAAGCCGACAAGGACGCCGAGTACGCCGCTGTGATCGAGATCGATCTGGCCGACGTCAAGGAGCCGATCCTGTGCGCCCCGAACGATCCGGACGATGCCCGCCTGCTGTCCAGCGTGCAGGGTCGCAAGATCGACGAAGTGTTCATCGGTTCGTGCATGACCAACATCGGTCACTTCCGCGCCGCCGGCAAGCTGCTGGACAAGGTCAAGGGTGGTATCCCGACCCGTCTGTGGCTCGCTCCGCCGACCAAGATGGACCAGCACCAGCTGACCGAGGAAGGCTACTACGGCATCTACGGCAAGGCCGGCGCCCGCATGGAAATGCCGGGTTGCTCGCTGTGCATGGGTAACCAGGCGCGCGTGCAGACCGGTGCCACCGTGGTCTCCACCTCTACCCGCAACTTCCCGAACCGCCTGGGCGACGCCACTGACGTCTTCCTGGCCTCGGCCGAGCTGGCCGCCGTTTCCTCGATCATCGGCAAGCTGCCGACCGTCGAGGAGTACATGGCCTACGCGAAGGATATCGACAGCATGGCTGCCGACATCTACCGCTACCTGAGCTTCGACCAGATCGCCGAGTACCGCGAAGCAGCGGCCAACGCGAAGATCCCGGTCATCCAGGCCTGAGCCTAGCCGAATGAAGAAGCCCCGCCCCGTGCGGGGCTTTTTCTTGATGCAGCTCAGCCGCTCGCCCCCAGGCCCGGCTAGAGTCATGGATAGCCTCTCCAGCCTAGGAGCCCGCCATGAAACGCACCCTCTGCATCACCCTGCTCTGCCTGTTTGGCCTCGTCGGCTGCGCCAGCGAGTACATCATCACCACCAGCGATGGCCAGATGCTGGTCAGCCACGGCAAACC
This DNA window, taken from Pseudomonas alcaligenes, encodes the following:
- a CDS encoding YgdI/YgdR family lipoprotein; protein product: MKRTLCITLLCLFGLVGCASEYIITTSDGQMLVSHGKPEFDKDTGMLEFEDSEGRKQQIPQANVRQMLER
- a CDS encoding DUF1289 domain-containing protein, whose product is MSNQRIKTPCVGLCSTVYGDQVCRGCKRFHHEVVNWNAYGEDEKRAVWRRLEVLLVQVMQGKVEVFDPQRLRAQLEQHQVRFVPEQSEYCWAYQLIARASRLISRLDAYGLVLLPEFRDWELPALREAIDREFFLLSEAHYERYIAPRFLREGVEVRV
- the acnB gene encoding bifunctional aconitate hydratase 2/2-methylisocitrate dehydratase, whose protein sequence is MLEAYRKHVEERAALGIVPQPLNAEQTAGLVELLKNPPAGEEAFLVDLITNRVPAGVDEAAYVKAGFLSALAKGEVSSPLLSKTRAVELLGTMQGGYNITTLVELLDNAELATVAAEQLKHTLLMFDAFHDVAERAKKGNAAAKAVMQSWAEGEWFQNRPAVPEKVTLTVFKVTGETNTDDLSPAPDAWSRPDIPLHALAMLKMARDGINPDQPGSVGPIKQMEALKAKGYPVAYVGDVVGTGSSRKSATNSVLWFFGDDIPFVPNKRAGGFCFGTKIAPIFYNTMEDAGALPIEFDCTNLAMGDVIDVYPYKGEVRRNGSDELVTTFQLKTDVLLDEVRAGGRIPLIIGRGLTEKARAELGLAPSTLFKKPESPVDSGKGFTLAQKMVGRACGLPEGKGVRPGTYCEPKMTTVGSQDTTGPMTRDELKDLACLGFSADLVMQSFCHTAAYPKPIDVTTHHTLPDFIMTRGGVSLRPGDGIIHSWLNRMLLPDTVGTGGDSHTRFPLGISFPAGSGLVAFAAATGVMPLDMPESVLVRFKGKLQPGITLRDLVHAIPYYAIQQGLLTVEKKGKKNIFSGRILEIEGLNELTVEQAFELSDASAERSAAGCTIKLPESAIAEYLKSNITMLRWMIGEGYGDARTLERRAQAMEAWLAKPQLLEADKDAEYAAVIEIDLADVKEPILCAPNDPDDARLLSSVQGRKIDEVFIGSCMTNIGHFRAAGKLLDKVKGGIPTRLWLAPPTKMDQHQLTEEGYYGIYGKAGARMEMPGCSLCMGNQARVQTGATVVSTSTRNFPNRLGDATDVFLASAELAAVSSIIGKLPTVEEYMAYAKDIDSMAADIYRYLSFDQIAEYREAAANAKIPVIQA
- a CDS encoding universal stress protein; its protein translation is MQAIRSILVVMDPQHPEVLAMKRAKLIASVTQSHLHLLVCDKKGDHSAFLTEHQAALQQEGFDVSIQQAWHESLYQTIIVVQQAEGCGLVVKQHVPDNPLKKAILTPEDWKLLRYCPGPVLMVKTDTPWTGGVILAAVDVGNSDAEHRTLHSGIVSHGYDIANLAKGTLHVISAHPSPMLSAADPTFQLKETIEARYREQCKAFQAEYDVSDERLHVEEGPADVLIPFTANKLSAVVTVIGTVARTGLSGALIGNTAEVVLDALESDVLVLKPDEIIAHLEELVAQR